From one Trifolium pratense cultivar HEN17-A07 linkage group LG1, ARS_RC_1.1, whole genome shotgun sequence genomic stretch:
- the LOC123899182 gene encoding esterase-like encodes MTSPMHYVRRNKFHVLFFVILSIATTLNGSSNECNFPAIFNFGDSNSDTGGLAAAFIQPPPPYGQTYFNRPAGRFSDGRLIIDFIANSFGLPFLSPYLDSLGANYSYGGNFATASATIKLPPIILPQLPGLSPFFLDIQSAQFTQFKARTQFIKQQGGVFASLMPKQEYFQEALYTIDIGQNDLSGAFFLGKTIQQVNAAVPEIVKSFSINVKALYILGARSFWIHNTGPLGCIPYISLVFILAQRDQYGCAKQYNEVAQNFNQQLKEVVDQLRVELIQSTIIYVDIYSVKYSLFSNPTKFGFEQPLVTCCGYGGEYNYNTSAGCGESIDMNGSRVFVGSCDNRPTRVIWDGIHFTEAANKYVFDEISTGAFSDPPIPLNMACHKTST; translated from the exons ATGACTAGTCCAATGCATTATGTTAGGAGAAACAAGTTTCATGtgttattttttgtgattttatcAATAGCTACCACATTGAATGGAAGTAGCAATGAGTGCAATTTCCCTGCCATATTTAACTTTGGGGATTCAAACTCTGATACTGGTGGTTTAGCTGCTGCTTTTATACAACCACCACCACCTTATGGACAGACTTATTTCAACAGACCTGCAGGAAGATTCTCTGATGGTCGACTAATCATTGATTTCATTG CTAATAGTTTTGGGCTCCCATTTCTAAGTCCATATCTTGATTCATTGGGAGCTAACTACTCATATGGAGGAAACTTTGCAACGGCATCAGCAACAATCAAACTCCCACCTATAATTTTACCTCAATTGCCTGGACTCAGTCCTTTCTTTCTTGATATTCAGTCTGCTCAATTTACACAGTTCAAAGCTAGGACACAATTTATTAAACAACAAG GTGGTGTGTTTGCAAGCTTGATGCCCAAACAAGAGTATTTTCAAGAAGCTCTCTATACAATTGATATTGGTCAAAACGATCTTAGTGGTGCCTTCTTTCTAGGCAAGACTATACAACAAGTGAATGCTGCAGTGCCTGAAATAGTTAAAAGTTTCTCAATCAATGTTAAA GCATTGTACATTTTGGGGGCTAGATCATTTTGGATACACAATACAGGACCACTTGGGTGCATTCCATATATTTCCCTAGTATTTATATTAGCCCAAAGGGATCAATATGGTTGTGCAAAGCAATATAATGAAGTTGCTCAAAATTTCAACCAACAATTGAAGGAAGTTGTAGATCAACTTCGTGTAGAACTTATTCAAAGTACAATCATATATGTAGATATTTACTCCGTTAAATATTCTCTTTTCAGCAACCCAACAAAATTTG GATTTGAGCAACCACTAGTTACATGTTGTGGCTATGGAGGAGAGTACAACTACAACACTAGTGCTGGATGTGGAGAAAGCATAGATATGAATGGATCTAGAGTATTTGTAGGTTCATGTGATAATCGACCTACAAGAGTAATTTGGGATGGAATTCATTTCACAGAAGCAgctaataaatatgtttttgatgaAATTTCTACTGGGGCTTTCTCAGATCCACCTATTCCTTTGAACATGGCATGTCATAAAACTTCCACCTAA